The Prochlorococcus sp. MIT 0801 genomic sequence TGTCTCTTATAAAGGTGAATCATTTCAAATAGCATTTAATGTTAGATATTTATTAGATGGACTTAAAGTTATAGATTCAAATCTGATTAAATTAAGTTGTAATTCTCCTACTACACCTGCAGTTTTCTCACCTATTAATAGTGATGTTAATTTTACTTATTTAGTAATGCCCATACAAATACGAAATTAATTTTGGCTGTTCCTAAAAAATTATTATTTAGTGATTTATTAAAACATAACGTTCGTTGTGAGAGTGGAATTGATCATGGTCCAGTTATTAGTCCATGGATGCATCCACCTGTTCATAGATTATTAGGATTTATAACTCGTCCTTCTAACTTGAGACTTGACAGAGAGGTGTGGAGATTAGATCAACTAAAAGGAATAAATCAACAAGAAGTGTTTGTAAAAGGTCCTTGTTCAGTTTCTGACGAACAAACCTTAGATCGTTTCCCTACTTTAATGAATGCAAATGTTTTTAATAGAAGTGGTCAAAGAATAGGCTTAATAGCTGATTTTCTTTTTGAGCTAAAGAAAGGAAATATACAATATTATTTAGTTAGTAGATCTAATCCATTTATTCCAGGAACTAGTAGATGGCGTTTAAACATAGCTCAAATTATTGATAAACAGCCAGGTTCTATCTCTTGCGATATTGATACATTTGAAGACCTACCAATACAGAAAGCTAGTTTAAAAGAAGAATTTCTTAGTAAGAGTAGAAAATGGAAAACTCAATTTCAAGATTTAACTCATAACGCTTCTGATAAGCTTGAGGGGTGGATCGATGATCAAATTAGCGAAAGTGATAACGATTTTGTTAATAATTCTTATGAAATATTGAATGACGATGCTTCATATGATGACTGGATAGACAATTTAGATATAGATAGTGCCGAAGAATTTAATAGAATGAATAAACGTAAGAAAAATACAAATTCCACTAATGAAAGAGATCTTGATCCTTGGATTTAAGAAATGACAGTGTCTTTTGAAAATAGTGATTTTAACCAATTCATTAATTCATCAAAATTTCTT encodes the following:
- a CDS encoding PRC-barrel domain-containing protein, which translates into the protein MAVPKKLLFSDLLKHNVRCESGIDHGPVISPWMHPPVHRLLGFITRPSNLRLDREVWRLDQLKGINQQEVFVKGPCSVSDEQTLDRFPTLMNANVFNRSGQRIGLIADFLFELKKGNIQYYLVSRSNPFIPGTSRWRLNIAQIIDKQPGSISCDIDTFEDLPIQKASLKEEFLSKSRKWKTQFQDLTHNASDKLEGWIDDQISESDNDFVNNSYEILNDDASYDDWIDNLDIDSAEEFNRMNKRKKNTNSTNERDLDPWI